ATGCAATTCCTTTCGCATGACGGTTTTGAACTCGCCTATCTCGATCGCCAGCCGGCGTCGGGGCAGTTCGACCCCGTTATGATGATCCATGGCTTTGCCTCCAGCCACTATGTCAATTGGGTCTCGCCGGGCTGGTTCAAGACGCTGAACGACGCCGGCTACCGGGCGATTGCCTTCGACAATCGCGGCCATGGCTCGTCGTCAAAGAGTTACGACGAGGCCGATTACACGCCGGCCAAGATGGCTTCCGATGCGGCCGCGCTGCTCGATCACCTCGGCATCGAACGTGCCCATGTCATGGGTTATTCGATGGGCGCGCGGGTTTCGGCCTTCCTGGCGCTTTCCGACCCGCAGAAGGTCGCGACGCTGGTGTTCGGTGGCCTCGGCATCGGCATGGTCGACGGCGTCGGCGACTGGGACCCGATCGCGGCGGCGCTGTTGGCGGAAGACCCGTCGCAAAACACGCATCCGCGCGGCCGCTCTTTCCGCGCCTTCGCAGACCAGACGCGCAGCGACAGGCGCGCGCTCGCGGCGTGCATCGCAACTTCGCGCGAGCTGCTCAGCGAGGACGACATGGCGCGCATCGCCCAGCCGACGCTGATCGCGGTCGGCACCCAGGACGATATCGGCGGCTCGCCGGACGAACTCGCCGCCCTGATGCCCAATGCCAGGGCGTTCCACATCGAGGGACGCGACCATATGCTCGCCGTCGGCGACAAGAGCTTCAAGCAGCGCGTGCTCGAATTCTACGCCGAATACCCGCTCTGAGCGCGCTCGCTCCCCGCCTGACAATGGTCGATCTTCTCGTCACCTACATGGAGATGTCCCCGCCGCCCCGGGGCGCGCCGCGTACGTCACCTTTGCCCGGCGCCATCGTGGCGCGCGAAAGGCTCGATCCTTCCAGCTATCTCGATCTCTACCGCGCGGTTGGCGGACCGGTGCAATGGGACCAGCGGCTGCGGATGCCCGGGGCGGAACTCGAAACGCTGCTCGCCGACGATGCCACACATATCCACGTGCTGCGCTTCGATGGCGAAGCCGGTGGATTCTGCGAGTTCAACAATGTCGGCGAAGCGGCAATCGAGCTCGTCCACTTCGGGTTGGTTCCAGCTTTTCAAAGCAAGCGGCTTGGGCCGTTCCTGCTCGACCGGGCGTTGCGCGCGGCGTGGTCGCATCGGCCGAAACGGCTTTGGCTCCACACCGATACTTATGATCATCCAGCCGCGCAATCGGTCTATGGACGCGCCGGATTCAGCGCCTATGCGCGACGGATGGAAACCTTTCCGGATTAGGCAGTCCCGCTTTCCAGCGCCGCGAGTGATCGCTCGATGTTCTGTCTCGCCTGGGCCTCGAAGCGCTGCCGGAACTCGGTCATGTAGAAAATATGCGGCCGGGCGAGGAAGCTCTTCAGGACGCCCGCTCGGCCAGCGCGCCACATCGGCTCTTCCACCCAGCCATATTCCAGCCGGACCGCCTGCTCATAGGCGTCGAAGACAGCAGGGTCGGCGCCGAGGATCGCCAGATCCATGTCGAGCAGAAGAGCGGCATCGCTGAGTGCGTCCTCATCGCGCAAAGGCGGCAACTGGTGGTTGGCGGTGGCGTTGATCATTGCCGCTATGCGGACGATGCGACCAGGATCGACTCGTCCGGCGAGCCTTTTCTCGGCCAGTTGGGCGCTTTTTGCCTCATTGTCCTTGGCGCGGCTGTCATAGATGGCGTCGTGAAACCAGATCGCGGCCTCGACGGCCTGCGGATCATCGAGCAGGCCTCGGTATTCGTCAGCCAGCGCCAGCATCGCCTCGATGTGGGAGAGGTCGTGATAGTGGCGATCTTCGGCGCTATAGAGCGCCGCAAGCTCGCTTTTCAGCGCCTCGTCGATCAAGGGTTCGTTTTCCATCGTCGCTTGAATCTGCGTGAACCAGGTCCATTTGACAAAGCACTAAGGAAAATTGAGTTCAACCGTGCTATGATTTCGCTTATATGTGCCGCCCGAGAATGAGCAAGGCCGGAGACCGTCGATGAACAGCATTACGATTGCCCGCCCCAGCATGGTGCAGCCGGTCGATCCGATATGGCGGTCGATCCGCGACGAGGCGATGGAGGCGGTGAACCGCGATCCCTTGCTTGCGGCCTTCCTCTATTCGACCATCCTCAACCAGGAGAGCCTGGAAGAAGCGGTAATCCACCGGCTTGCCGAGCGCCTGGCGCATCAGGACATCGGCTCCGATCTCATCCGCCAGAC
This region of Mesorhizobium sp. M2A.F.Ca.ET.046.03.2.1 genomic DNA includes:
- a CDS encoding alpha/beta hydrolase translates to MQFLSHDGFELAYLDRQPASGQFDPVMMIHGFASSHYVNWVSPGWFKTLNDAGYRAIAFDNRGHGSSSKSYDEADYTPAKMASDAAALLDHLGIERAHVMGYSMGARVSAFLALSDPQKVATLVFGGLGIGMVDGVGDWDPIAAALLAEDPSQNTHPRGRSFRAFADQTRSDRRALAACIATSRELLSEDDMARIAQPTLIAVGTQDDIGGSPDELAALMPNARAFHIEGRDHMLAVGDKSFKQRVLEFYAEYPL
- a CDS encoding GNAT family N-acetyltransferase, producing the protein MVDLLVTYMEMSPPPRGAPRTSPLPGAIVARERLDPSSYLDLYRAVGGPVQWDQRLRMPGAELETLLADDATHIHVLRFDGEAGGFCEFNNVGEAAIELVHFGLVPAFQSKRLGPFLLDRALRAAWSHRPKRLWLHTDTYDHPAAQSVYGRAGFSAYARRMETFPD